One genomic segment of Alicycliphilus denitrificans K601 includes these proteins:
- a CDS encoding PLP-dependent cysteine synthase family protein has product MPTITTPAHDSWLHGAIARIEADYQRSADTHLIPLPLPTFSEAGIDLYLKDESTHPTGSLKHRLARSLFLYALCNGWVDEGSTIVEASSGSTAVSEAYFARLLGLPFVAVMPRSTSAEKIALIEFYGGRCHFVESAGEVYEAAHAVAAQTGGHYMDQFTYAERATDWRGNNNIAESMFSQMQRERHPVPRWIVVGAGTGGTSATIGRYVRYQRHATQVCVADPAGSVFGAYHRTGDALLTAPGSRIEGIGRPRVEPSFIRTLVDRMEEVQDVDSIAAMRALSTLLGRRVGPSTGTNFVAMLTLAQQMRARGEQGSILSLLCDAGERYLPTYHDAAWVRRCMGDCAAAEQRLRALLA; this is encoded by the coding sequence ATGCCCACCATCACCACTCCCGCCCACGACAGCTGGCTGCACGGGGCCATCGCCCGCATCGAGGCCGACTACCAGCGCAGCGCCGACACGCACCTGATCCCCTTGCCGCTGCCCACGTTCTCGGAGGCCGGCATCGACCTGTACCTCAAGGACGAGTCCACCCACCCCACGGGCAGCCTCAAGCACCGCCTCGCGCGCTCGCTGTTCCTGTACGCGCTGTGCAACGGCTGGGTGGACGAGGGCTCCACCATCGTCGAGGCGTCGAGCGGCTCCACCGCCGTGAGCGAGGCCTACTTCGCGCGCCTGCTGGGCCTGCCCTTCGTGGCCGTGATGCCGCGCAGCACCTCGGCCGAGAAGATCGCGCTGATCGAGTTCTACGGCGGGCGCTGCCATTTCGTGGAGAGCGCGGGCGAGGTGTACGAGGCCGCGCACGCCGTGGCCGCGCAGACGGGCGGCCACTACATGGACCAGTTCACCTACGCCGAGCGCGCCACCGACTGGCGTGGCAACAACAACATCGCCGAGAGCATGTTCAGCCAGATGCAGCGCGAGCGCCACCCCGTCCCGCGCTGGATCGTGGTGGGCGCGGGCACGGGCGGCACGAGCGCGACGATAGGCCGCTACGTGCGCTACCAGCGGCACGCCACGCAGGTGTGCGTGGCGGACCCGGCCGGCTCGGTGTTCGGCGCCTACCACCGCACGGGCGACGCCCTGCTGACCGCCCCCGGCTCGCGCATCGAGGGCATAGGCCGGCCGCGCGTGGAGCCGAGCTTCATCCGCACCCTGGTCGACCGCATGGAGGAGGTGCAGGACGTGGACTCCATCGCCGCCATGCGCGCGCTGTCCACGCTCCTGGGCCGGCGCGTAGGGCCGTCCACCGGCACCAACTTCGTCGCCATGCTGACGCTGGCGCAGCAAATGCGCGCACGCGGCGAGCAGGGCTCCATCCTCTCGCTGCTGTGCGACGCGGGCGAGCGCTACCTGCCCACCTACCATGACGCGGCCTGGGTGCGGCGCTGCATGGGCGACTGCGCGGCGGCCGAGCAGCGGCTGCGGGCGCTGCTGGCTTGA
- a CDS encoding lipocalin-like domain-containing protein: MIARRALLALGAFGALGGRARALPARTLAFPRDHGSHPDLRTEWWYITGQARADGRLWGFQITFFRSRVDAAQGLRSAFAARQLIFAHAALTDVQGGRQLHDQRIARAGFGIAQALEGDTDIRLRDWSLLRRPAPLPGASRYEIRAQADGFALELDCASTQPVLLQGDAGLSRKGPGPEQASYYYSQPQLAVTGAITLGGRRMAVADAGAHDNRAWMDHEWSEALMAPDAVGWDWIGMNLRDGAALTAFQLRRADGSALWAGGSWRRAGESRAEVFGPQTVLFTPLRRWRSPGSGALYPVEWRVDTPAGRFGVQALLDAQELDSRGSTGAIYWEGLSLLRDEAGRELGRGYLEMTGYAQRLRLG, encoded by the coding sequence TTGATAGCCCGCCGCGCGCTGCTGGCGCTGGGCGCATTCGGCGCCCTGGGCGGGCGTGCCCGCGCGCTGCCCGCGCGCACCCTGGCCTTTCCGCGCGACCACGGCAGCCATCCCGACCTGCGCACCGAATGGTGGTACATCACCGGCCAGGCGCGCGCCGACGGGCGGCTGTGGGGCTTCCAGATCACGTTCTTCCGCTCGCGCGTCGATGCCGCGCAGGGCCTGCGTTCGGCCTTCGCGGCGCGCCAGCTCATCTTCGCCCATGCCGCGCTGACCGACGTGCAGGGCGGGCGGCAACTGCACGACCAGCGCATCGCGCGCGCGGGCTTCGGCATTGCGCAGGCGCTGGAGGGCGACACCGACATCCGCCTGCGCGACTGGTCGCTGCTGCGCCGGCCCGCCCCCCTGCCCGGCGCGAGCCGCTACGAGATCCGCGCCCAGGCCGACGGCTTCGCGCTGGAGCTGGACTGCGCCAGCACCCAGCCCGTCCTGCTGCAGGGCGATGCCGGCCTGTCGCGCAAGGGGCCCGGGCCGGAGCAGGCCAGCTACTACTACAGCCAGCCGCAGCTGGCGGTGACGGGCGCCATCACGCTCGGCGGCCGCCGCATGGCCGTGGCCGACGCGGGCGCGCACGACAACCGCGCCTGGATGGACCACGAGTGGAGCGAGGCGCTGATGGCGCCCGATGCCGTGGGCTGGGACTGGATCGGCATGAACCTGCGCGACGGCGCCGCGCTCACCGCCTTCCAGCTGCGGCGCGCCGACGGCAGCGCGCTGTGGGCCGGCGGCTCCTGGCGGCGCGCGGGCGAATCCCGCGCAGAGGTCTTCGGCCCGCAGACGGTGTTGTTCACGCCGCTGCGCCGCTGGCGCAGCCCGGGCAGCGGCGCGCTCTACCCCGTGGAGTGGCGCGTGGACACGCCCGCCGGGCGCTTCGGCGTGCAGGCGCTGCTCGACGCGCAGGAGCTCGACAGCCGGGGCTCCACGGGCGCGATCTACTGGGAAGGCTTGAGCCTGCTGCGCGACGAGGCCGGGCGCGAACTGGGGCGCGGCTACCTGGAGATGACGGGCTACGCGCAGCGGCTGCGGCTGGGTTGA
- a CDS encoding branched-chain amino acid ABC transporter permease, which yields MNVKKFAPVGYGLLLLALIAAPFLGAYPVFVMKLLCFALFASAFNLLLGYTGLLSFGHAAFLGGAAYVTGHAVKVWGATPELGLLAGLLSGAALGLVMGWFTIRRQGIYATMITLALAQMLFFAALQLPFTGGEDGLQGVPRGKLFGVLDLSSDMTMYYVCLVIVVLAFLLIVRTIDSPFGQVLRGIKENEPRATSLGYDTNRFKLLAFVISAAIAGLAGALKTLVLGFATLSDVHWSASGHVVLMTLVGGMGTLSGPLVGAAVVVALENKIGELGNLLASLTTIDWFNTLGESVTIVTGLIFVVCVLAFRRGIMGEIIAWLERRGAGGGGSH from the coding sequence ATGAACGTCAAGAAATTTGCCCCCGTCGGTTATGGCCTGCTGCTGCTCGCCCTGATCGCCGCGCCTTTCCTGGGCGCCTACCCCGTGTTCGTGATGAAGCTCCTGTGCTTCGCGCTGTTCGCCTCGGCCTTCAACCTGCTGCTGGGCTACACGGGCCTGCTGTCCTTCGGCCACGCGGCCTTCCTGGGCGGCGCGGCCTACGTGACGGGCCATGCGGTCAAGGTCTGGGGCGCCACGCCCGAGCTGGGGCTGCTCGCCGGCCTGCTGTCGGGCGCTGCCCTGGGCCTGGTGATGGGCTGGTTCACCATCCGCCGCCAGGGCATCTACGCCACCATGATCACGCTGGCCCTGGCGCAGATGCTGTTCTTCGCGGCGCTGCAGCTGCCCTTCACGGGCGGCGAGGACGGGCTGCAGGGCGTGCCGCGCGGTAAGCTCTTCGGCGTGCTGGACCTGTCCAGCGACATGACCATGTACTACGTGTGCCTGGTCATCGTGGTGCTGGCCTTCCTGCTCATCGTGCGCACCATCGACTCGCCGTTCGGCCAGGTGCTCAGGGGCATCAAGGAGAACGAGCCGCGCGCCACCTCGCTGGGCTACGACACCAACCGCTTCAAGCTGCTGGCCTTCGTGATCTCGGCCGCCATCGCGGGGCTGGCCGGCGCGCTCAAGACGCTGGTGCTGGGCTTCGCCACGCTGTCGGACGTGCACTGGAGCGCCTCGGGCCACGTGGTGCTGATGACGCTGGTGGGTGGCATGGGCACCCTGAGCGGCCCGCTGGTCGGCGCCGCCGTGGTGGTGGCGCTGGAGAACAAGATCGGCGAGCTGGGCAACCTGCTGGCCAGCCTGACGACGATCGACTGGTTCAACACCCTGGGCGAGTCGGTCACCATCGTCACGGGCCTGATCTTCGTGGTCTGCGTGCTGGCCTTCCGCCGCGGCATCATGGGCGAGATCATCGCCTGGCTGGAGCGGCGCGGCGCCGGGGGCGGCGGCTCTCATTGA
- a CDS encoding branched-chain amino acid ABC transporter permease, with the protein MEIFGVSMPAMLSQLLLGLVNGSFYAILSLGLAVIFGLLNVINFAHGALFMLGALITWMAMNYFGVNYWVMLIAAPLLVGVFGVVLERLLLRWIYKLDHLYGLLLTLGLTMVIEGVFRSIYGVSGLGYDTPELLEGATNLGFMILPNYRAWVVVASIVVCIATWYVIEKTKLGAYLRAGTENPRLVEAFGVNVPVMITLTYAFGAALAAFAGVLAAPVYQVTPLMGQNLIIVVFAVVVIGGMGSIMGSILTGLGLGVIEGFTKVFYPEASSTVVFVIMAIVLLIRPAGLFGKEK; encoded by the coding sequence ATGGAAATCTTTGGTGTCTCAATGCCGGCCATGTTGAGCCAGCTCCTTCTGGGGCTGGTCAATGGCTCGTTCTACGCGATCCTCAGTCTGGGGCTGGCCGTGATCTTCGGCTTGCTCAACGTGATCAATTTCGCGCATGGCGCGCTGTTCATGCTGGGGGCGCTGATCACCTGGATGGCCATGAACTACTTCGGCGTCAACTACTGGGTGATGCTGATTGCCGCGCCGCTGCTGGTGGGCGTGTTCGGCGTCGTCTTGGAGCGGCTGCTGCTGCGCTGGATCTACAAGCTCGACCACCTGTACGGCCTGCTGCTCACGCTCGGGCTGACCATGGTGATCGAGGGGGTCTTCCGCTCCATCTACGGCGTCTCGGGCCTGGGCTACGACACGCCCGAGCTGCTCGAGGGCGCGACCAACCTGGGCTTCATGATCCTGCCCAACTACCGCGCCTGGGTGGTGGTGGCCTCCATCGTGGTGTGCATCGCCACCTGGTACGTGATCGAGAAGACCAAGCTCGGCGCCTACCTGCGCGCCGGCACCGAGAACCCGCGCCTGGTCGAGGCCTTCGGCGTCAACGTGCCCGTGATGATCACGCTGACCTACGCCTTCGGCGCGGCGCTGGCGGCCTTCGCCGGCGTGCTGGCGGCGCCCGTGTACCAGGTCACGCCGCTCATGGGCCAGAACCTGATCATCGTGGTGTTCGCCGTGGTGGTGATCGGCGGCATGGGCTCCATCATGGGCTCCATTCTCACGGGCCTGGGCCTGGGCGTGATCGAGGGCTTCACCAAGGTCTTCTACCCCGAGGCGTCTTCCACCGTGGTGTTCGTCATCATGGCCATTGTTTTGCTCATCCGCCCCGCCGGCCTGTTCGGCAAAGAGAAATAA
- a CDS encoding ABC transporter substrate-binding protein — protein MKAKLTTLAAAVLGVAGLMAAPAQAQDKVKIGYISDMSSLYADLEGKYGATAIQMAIDDFGGKVLGMPIELMSADHQNKADIAASKAREWIDTQGLTMIFSGTNSGTALALAKVAEEKKRVMINNGAASSALTNEQCTPYTVHYAYDTVALSKGSAGAMVANGDKSWFFLTADYAFGHAMEADASKVVKDKGGTVVGAVRHPLNASDFSSFLLQAQNSKAQVLALANAGGDTINTIKAAKEFGIGKTMKVTPLLVFYSDIHSLGLKNTEGMQFVTSWYWDMDDASRKFADKFMAKTKRRPTEIQAADYSATMNYLKAVQAAGTTDADKVMAAWRGMKMDDFFAKGQIRPDGRYVHDMYLVQVKAPKESKGTWDYYKIVKKLPGEEVFTTKAESKCALWK, from the coding sequence ATGAAGGCGAAACTCACGACATTGGCGGCCGCCGTGCTCGGCGTCGCAGGGCTCATGGCGGCGCCGGCCCAGGCGCAGGACAAGGTCAAGATCGGCTACATCTCCGACATGTCCAGCCTCTACGCCGACCTCGAAGGCAAGTACGGGGCGACGGCCATCCAGATGGCCATCGACGACTTCGGCGGCAAGGTGCTCGGCATGCCCATCGAGCTCATGAGCGCGGACCACCAGAACAAGGCAGACATCGCCGCCAGCAAGGCGCGCGAGTGGATCGACACCCAGGGCCTGACGATGATCTTCAGCGGCACCAACTCCGGCACCGCCCTGGCGCTGGCCAAGGTCGCCGAGGAGAAGAAGCGCGTGATGATCAACAATGGCGCGGCGTCCTCGGCGCTGACCAACGAGCAGTGCACGCCCTACACCGTGCACTACGCTTACGACACCGTGGCGCTGTCCAAGGGCTCGGCCGGCGCCATGGTCGCCAACGGGGACAAGAGCTGGTTCTTCCTGACGGCCGACTACGCCTTCGGCCACGCGATGGAGGCCGATGCCTCCAAGGTGGTGAAGGACAAGGGCGGCACCGTGGTCGGAGCGGTGCGCCATCCGCTCAACGCGTCGGACTTCTCGTCCTTCCTGCTGCAGGCGCAGAACTCCAAGGCCCAGGTGCTGGCGCTGGCCAACGCGGGCGGCGACACCATCAACACCATCAAGGCGGCCAAGGAATTCGGCATCGGCAAGACCATGAAGGTGACGCCGCTGCTGGTCTTCTACAGCGACATCCACAGCCTGGGCCTGAAGAACACCGAGGGCATGCAGTTCGTCACCAGCTGGTACTGGGACATGGACGACGCCTCGCGCAAGTTCGCCGACAAGTTCATGGCGAAGACCAAGCGCCGCCCCACGGAGATCCAGGCGGCCGACTACTCGGCAACGATGAACTACCTCAAGGCCGTGCAGGCTGCCGGCACCACCGATGCCGACAAGGTCATGGCCGCATGGCGCGGCATGAAGATGGACGACTTCTTCGCCAAGGGCCAGATCCGCCCCGACGGCCGCTACGTGCACGACATGTACCTGGTGCAGGTCAAGGCGCCCAAGGAGTCCAAGGGCACCTGGGACTACTACAAGATCGTCAAGAAGCTGCCCGGCGAAGAGGTGTTCACCACCAAGGCCGAGAGCAAGTGCGCGCTGTGGAAGTAA
- a CDS encoding ABC transporter substrate-binding protein, with product MQKTLKTLVTMLGMAGLGLSAMQAHAQDKVKIGFITDMSSLYADVEGKNGALAIQMAIDDFGGKVLGKPIELLSADHQNKADIAASKAREWIDTQGLTMLFGGTNSGTALAMAKIADEKKRVFLVNGAGSSALTNEQCSPYTVHYAYDTVALAKGTGSAVVKQGGKDWFFLTADYAFGAALEADTAKVVKENGGRVLGSVRHPLNASDFSSFLLQAQNSKAQILGLANAGGDTINAIKAAKEFGITKTMKMAGLLVFITDIHSLGLKNTEGLLLTTSWDWNLNDQTRAFGKKFFAKTKRMPTDIHAADYSATMNYLKAVQAAGTTDADKVMAKLKSTPIDDFYAKGVIRPDGRFVHDMYLMQVKSPAESKEPWDYYKVVAKLPGDQVFTTKAESKCALWK from the coding sequence ATGCAAAAGACACTCAAGACCCTGGTGACGATGCTTGGGATGGCGGGCCTGGGCCTGTCGGCCATGCAGGCGCATGCGCAGGATAAGGTCAAGATCGGCTTCATTACCGACATGTCCAGCCTCTACGCCGACGTGGAGGGCAAGAACGGCGCCCTGGCCATCCAGATGGCCATCGACGACTTTGGCGGCAAGGTGCTCGGCAAGCCCATCGAGCTGCTCTCGGCTGACCACCAGAACAAGGCCGACATCGCCGCCAGCAAGGCGCGCGAGTGGATCGACACCCAGGGCCTGACCATGCTGTTCGGCGGCACCAACTCCGGCACGGCGTTGGCCATGGCCAAGATCGCGGACGAGAAAAAGCGCGTCTTCCTGGTCAACGGCGCGGGCTCCTCGGCGCTGACCAACGAGCAGTGCAGCCCCTACACCGTGCACTACGCCTACGACACCGTGGCCCTGGCCAAGGGCACGGGCAGCGCCGTGGTCAAGCAGGGCGGCAAGGACTGGTTCTTCCTGACGGCCGACTATGCCTTCGGCGCAGCGCTGGAGGCCGATACCGCCAAGGTGGTGAAGGAAAACGGCGGCCGCGTGCTGGGCAGCGTCAGGCATCCGCTGAACGCATCCGACTTCTCGTCCTTCCTGCTGCAGGCGCAGAACTCCAAGGCGCAGATCCTGGGCCTGGCCAACGCGGGCGGCGACACCATCAACGCCATCAAGGCGGCCAAGGAGTTCGGCATCACCAAGACCATGAAGATGGCCGGCCTGCTGGTGTTCATTACCGACATCCACAGCCTGGGCCTGAAGAACACCGAGGGCCTGCTGCTGACCACGAGCTGGGACTGGAACCTCAACGACCAGACGCGCGCGTTCGGCAAGAAGTTCTTCGCCAAGACCAAGCGCATGCCCACGGACATCCATGCCGCTGACTACTCGGCCACGATGAACTACCTCAAGGCCGTGCAGGCTGCCGGCACCACCGATGCAGACAAGGTGATGGCCAAGCTCAAGTCCACCCCGATCGACGACTTCTACGCCAAGGGCGTCATCCGCCCCGACGGCCGCTTCGTGCACGACATGTACCTGATGCAGGTGAAGTCGCCCGCCGAATCCAAGGAGCCCTGGGACTACTACAAGGTCGTGGCCAAGCTGCCAGGCGACCAGGTGTTCACCACCAAGGCCGAGAGCAAGTGCGCCTTGTGGAAGTGA
- a CDS encoding ABC transporter ATP-binding protein, translated as MATPALEIRNLQAWYGESHVLHGVDMLVQPGEVVTLLGRNGAGRTSTLRAIMGLTGARKGSIRINGQETIAMPTHRIAHLGVGYCPEERGIFSSLSCEENLLLPPVLKTGTQGMPIDEIYAMFPNLAERKNSQGTRLSGGEQQMLAVARILRTGAKLLLLDEISEGLAPVIVQALARMIVMLREKGYTVVMVEQNFRFAAPLADRFYVMEHGRIALEFGAAELEARMPVLNQLLGV; from the coding sequence ATGGCGACGCCCGCACTGGAAATCCGCAACCTACAGGCCTGGTACGGCGAGTCGCACGTGCTGCACGGCGTGGACATGCTCGTGCAGCCCGGCGAGGTCGTCACGCTGCTGGGGCGCAACGGCGCCGGGCGCACGTCCACGCTGCGCGCCATCATGGGCCTGACCGGCGCCCGCAAGGGCTCGATCAGGATCAACGGCCAGGAAACCATCGCCATGCCCACGCACCGCATCGCGCACCTGGGTGTGGGCTATTGCCCCGAGGAGCGCGGCATCTTCTCCAGCCTGTCGTGCGAGGAGAACCTGCTGCTGCCGCCCGTGCTCAAGACGGGCACGCAGGGCATGCCGATCGACGAGATCTACGCCATGTTCCCCAACTTGGCCGAACGCAAGAACAGCCAGGGCACGCGCCTGTCGGGCGGCGAGCAGCAGATGCTGGCCGTGGCGCGCATCCTGCGCACGGGCGCCAAGCTGCTGCTGCTCGACGAGATCTCGGAAGGGCTGGCCCCCGTGATCGTGCAGGCCCTGGCGCGCATGATCGTCATGCTGCGCGAGAAGGGCTACACCGTGGTCATGGTGGAACAGAACTTCCGCTTCGCCGCGCCGCTGGCCGACCGCTTCTACGTCATGGAGCACGGCCGCATCGCGCTGGAGTTCGGCGCGGCCGAGCTCGAAGCCAGGATGCCGGTGCTCAACCAACTGCTGGGCGTCTGA
- a CDS encoding ABC transporter ATP-binding protein, with amino-acid sequence MSDVILKTSHLTKEFKGFTAVSDVNLSVRRGSIHALIGPNGAGKTTCFNLLTKFLVPTSGTIHFNGHDITHEQPAQIARRGVIRSFQISAVFPHLTLMENVRLGLQRKLGTSYHFWRSQSSLNQLNGRALELLAEVGLEDLADEVTVNLPYGRKRALEIATTLAMEPELMLLDEPTQGMGHEDVDRVTQLIKKVSAGRTILMVEHNMKVIATIADCITVLQRGAVLAEGPYEEVSKNPQVMEAYMGTTDGQLQGAH; translated from the coding sequence ATGAGCGACGTCATACTGAAAACTTCCCACCTCACCAAGGAGTTCAAGGGCTTCACGGCGGTCAGCGACGTGAATCTGTCCGTGCGCCGTGGCTCCATCCATGCCCTGATCGGGCCCAACGGCGCGGGCAAGACCACCTGCTTCAACCTGCTGACCAAGTTTCTGGTGCCGACCTCGGGCACGATCCATTTCAACGGCCACGACATCACGCACGAGCAGCCGGCGCAGATCGCGCGGCGCGGCGTGATCCGCTCGTTCCAGATCTCGGCCGTGTTCCCGCACCTCACGCTGATGGAGAACGTGCGCCTGGGCCTCCAGCGCAAGCTGGGTACGAGCTACCACTTCTGGCGCAGCCAGAGCAGCCTGAACCAGTTGAACGGGCGCGCCCTGGAGCTGCTGGCCGAGGTGGGCCTGGAGGACCTGGCCGACGAGGTCACGGTCAACCTGCCCTACGGCCGCAAGCGCGCTCTCGAGATCGCCACCACGCTGGCCATGGAGCCCGAGCTCATGCTGCTGGACGAGCCCACGCAGGGCATGGGCCACGAGGACGTGGACCGCGTCACGCAGCTCATCAAGAAGGTCTCGGCCGGGCGCACCATCCTCATGGTGGAGCACAACATGAAGGTCATCGCGACCATCGCCGATTGCATCACGGTGCTGCAGCGCGGCGCCGTGCTGGCCGAAGGGCCGTACGAAGAAGTCTCGAAGAACCCGCAAGTCATGGAAGCGTACATGGGCACGACCGACGGCCAACTGCAGGGGGCGCACTGA
- a CDS encoding TOBE domain-containing protein — MMHLMQSPVSFKDALGHGMADKRIDILRQIGQGGSISQAARAVGVSYKAAWQALDTLTNLAGVALVERVVGGVGGGGARLTPAGRQLLATADAVQQARSAVLVGLGEGGDADAAVARLSVRTSMRNQWPCTVQAMESRGQIVRVHLRGAVGAVAGLAVCSRITRESAELLGLRPGLPVQALCKATAVHVLPLAAAGAAQDGNRWPGRAVRVSRGELGDEVAAQLDAGVQMVGFAAAGSGLRARSRVVLAAEESAIVLAVV, encoded by the coding sequence ATGATGCACCTCATGCAATCACCCGTTTCGTTCAAGGATGCGCTGGGCCACGGCATGGCTGACAAGCGCATCGACATCCTGCGCCAGATCGGGCAGGGCGGCTCCATCTCGCAGGCCGCGCGCGCCGTGGGCGTGAGCTACAAGGCCGCATGGCAGGCGCTGGACACGCTCACCAACCTGGCGGGCGTGGCGCTGGTGGAGCGCGTGGTGGGCGGCGTGGGCGGGGGCGGCGCGCGGCTCACGCCCGCGGGCCGGCAGCTGCTGGCCACGGCCGATGCCGTGCAGCAGGCGCGCTCCGCGGTGCTGGTGGGGCTGGGCGAGGGGGGCGATGCGGATGCGGCCGTGGCGCGCCTGTCGGTGCGCACCAGCATGCGCAACCAGTGGCCCTGCACCGTGCAGGCCATGGAGTCCCGCGGCCAGATCGTGCGCGTGCACCTGCGCGGCGCGGTCGGCGCGGTCGCGGGGCTGGCCGTGTGCTCGCGCATCACGCGCGAGAGCGCCGAGCTGCTGGGCCTGCGCCCGGGCCTACCCGTGCAGGCCCTGTGCAAGGCCACGGCGGTGCACGTCCTGCCACTCGCGGCGGCCGGGGCCGCGCAGGACGGCAACCGGTGGCCGGGGCGGGCCGTGCGCGTGTCGCGCGGGGAGCTTGGCGACGAGGTGGCCGCGCAGCTCGATGCCGGCGTGCAGATGGTGGGCTTCGCCGCCGCGGGCTCGGGCCTGCGCGCGCGCTCGCGCGTGGTGCTGGCGGCCGAGGAGTCGGCCATCGTGCTGGCCGTCGTCTGA
- the modA gene encoding molybdate ABC transporter substrate-binding protein, which produces MNHPPLLHRTLSALGLAALMLPGAHAGEVSVAVAANFTAPMQKIAAQFEQDTGHKAVLSFGATGKFYAQIKNGAPFGILLAADDSTPEKIAREGLGEGATRFTYAIGQLVLWSKQPGYVDAEGKVLQKTDWQHIAIANPKLAPYGLAAMQTLDKLGLTAQVQPRVVTGENIGQTYQFAASGNAQLGFVALSQVTEDGKLREGSAWVVPGNLHGPIRQDAIVLKPGQGNAAAAALMDYLRGAKARAVIKSYGYSF; this is translated from the coding sequence ATGAACCATCCCCCCCTCCTGCACCGCACGCTGTCCGCCCTGGGCCTGGCCGCCCTGATGCTGCCCGGCGCCCATGCCGGCGAAGTCTCGGTGGCCGTGGCCGCCAACTTCACCGCGCCCATGCAGAAGATCGCCGCGCAGTTCGAGCAGGACACGGGCCACAAGGCCGTGCTCTCGTTCGGCGCCACGGGCAAGTTCTACGCGCAGATCAAGAACGGCGCGCCGTTCGGCATCCTGCTGGCAGCCGACGACAGCACGCCCGAGAAGATCGCCAGGGAAGGCCTGGGCGAGGGCGCCACGCGCTTCACCTACGCCATCGGCCAGCTGGTGCTGTGGAGCAAGCAGCCCGGCTACGTGGACGCCGAGGGCAAGGTGCTGCAGAAGACCGACTGGCAGCACATCGCCATCGCCAACCCCAAGCTGGCGCCCTACGGCCTGGCGGCCATGCAGACGCTGGACAAGCTGGGCCTCACGGCCCAGGTGCAGCCGCGCGTGGTCACCGGCGAGAACATCGGCCAGACCTACCAGTTCGCCGCATCGGGCAACGCGCAGCTGGGCTTCGTGGCGCTCTCGCAGGTCACGGAGGACGGCAAGCTGCGCGAGGGCTCGGCCTGGGTGGTGCCCGGCAACCTGCACGGGCCCATCCGCCAGGACGCCATCGTGCTCAAGCCCGGCCAGGGCAACGCGGCCGCCGCGGCGCTCATGGACTACCTGCGCGGCGCCAAGGCCCGCGCCGTCATCAAGTCCTACGGCTACTCATTTTGA
- the modB gene encoding molybdate ABC transporter permease subunit produces the protein MIPSFLSPEDWAAITLTLELAGTTTVLLLALCTPLAWWLAHTRSRWRGPVGAVVALPLVLPPTVIGFYLLVTMGPNGPIGHLTESLGLGRLPFTFPGLVIGSIVYSLPFAVQPLQRAFEALGRRPLEVAATLGAGPLDRFFTVALPLARPGFVTAAILSFAHTVGEFGVVLMLGGNIPGVTRVVSVQIYDHVEAMEYAQAHWLAGGMVAFSFVVLMLLHWLQPKGAR, from the coding sequence TTGATCCCTTCTTTCCTGAGCCCCGAGGACTGGGCCGCCATCACCCTCACGCTGGAGCTGGCCGGCACCACCACCGTGCTGCTGCTGGCGCTGTGCACGCCGCTGGCCTGGTGGCTGGCGCACACGCGCTCGCGCTGGCGCGGGCCGGTGGGCGCGGTGGTGGCGCTGCCGCTGGTGCTGCCGCCCACAGTGATCGGCTTCTACCTGCTGGTGACCATGGGGCCCAACGGGCCCATCGGGCACCTGACCGAATCGCTGGGGCTGGGGCGGCTGCCGTTCACCTTTCCGGGGCTGGTGATCGGCTCCATCGTGTATTCCCTGCCCTTCGCGGTGCAGCCGCTGCAGCGCGCCTTCGAGGCCCTGGGCCGGCGCCCGCTGGAGGTGGCGGCCACGCTGGGCGCGGGCCCGCTGGACCGCTTCTTCACCGTGGCCCTGCCGCTGGCGCGCCCGGGCTTCGTCACCGCCGCCATCCTGAGCTTCGCGCACACCGTGGGCGAGTTCGGCGTGGTGCTCATGCTCGGCGGCAACATTCCCGGCGTGACGCGCGTGGTGTCGGTGCAGATCTACGACCACGTGGAGGCCATGGAGTACGCCCAGGCCCACTGGCTGGCTGGCGGCATGGTGGCGTTCTCGTTCGTCGTGCTCATGCTGCTGCACTGGCTGCAGCCCAAGGGGGCGCGATGA